Part of the Aquimarina sp. TRL1 genome, AAGCAGTAGCATCTTTGCTTTCGATTGCTTTTGCGTAATCAGCAATGTATGCATCATAAGCCTTAACGTATTCTTGAACAGCAGGGTTGCTGAAAGAAACAGCATCAGTAGCTTCAGTAACAGCTTCTTTTACTTCTTCTTTTACTTCAGTAACAGCTTCTTTTACTTCTTCTTTTGCTTCAGTTGCAGCTTCTTCTACTTTGTCAGCAGCATCTTGAGCTTTATCAGTAGCTTCTTTACATGAGATAACTGATAAGAACATTAGAGCAATTGCTCCTAATAAAACTTTTTTCATAATTGATAAAATATGATTTAACGGGTTATTAAACTCCAAATTTAATATTTTATTTCATATTACTCTGTTTTTTTATAGTAACTATTAGAAATAATAAGTTTTGATAAAAGAAATAATAGTTTTTGTAGGGGTGAAAATATGAAGTAGTGTATGTAAACTCTTTTTTATCAGTTTTTTGTGTATAATGGTTTGCTTAGTGTATTGCTTTGTTAGCTGTATGAGTTACTGAAGAGGCAACATGATTGTTTTTTAAGTTTCTCAATATTTCATCCATATCAATTAGTATCTGATAATCTGTATACCTTAATACGGTTATACCTAGAGAAGGAATACATAGCTTTTTAGTTGCATCCTGATTATAGATGTCATACGATTCATGTGTATAACTGTCTATTTCTATTGCAACCTTAGAAACCGGACAATAAAAATCAAATTTATAATTTTCTATAGTGTAGTTTCTTAGGAAGTTATATCCTTTTTTGATTAATTCTTTATGTAATTTTTCTAATGTTGACATGGCGTTGTCCAATGAATGTCGAATGATTTTTTCTGTAGTAAAAGAAGTTGTTGAGATATATGATGCTGACATAAAAGTATCTGTATTTGTATTTTTTCCAAAATTATGGAATATTTCCATTTACAGCAAATAAAAAACAATAAAAAAAGGAAATATTCCTAAATTGCGTATCTTTGTGTAGTAAAGATTCCAAATTTAACCTTAAAAATATTCTAATACTCTTTCTATGGGAGATACTTCAGACATTATAAAGCGATTTAAACAAATAAGGGAAGATCACAGATATACACAATCTGAATTTGCTAAATTACTAGGAATAAAAAATTCAACAGCAGATATAGAAAGAGGGAAAACAAAAATTTCAGGATTAGTAGTGGCTAAATTGTTGGAACACTTTAATATAAATCCTCTGTGGTTGTTTGGAGAGAGTAATAAAAAAGAAATTTATTGGAATAGTGTAGATGTCTCTCCAAAAGTAGTAACGGTTGATAGCACTGATAATGAAAATATGGTCTTGGTTAATATTAAAGCAGCTGCTGGATATCCACATAATATTCAAGATGTAGATTGGTATCAGCAATTACCGGCTTTTGATATTCCTCTGCCCGAATACAGACATGCTAGCTATAGAGGGTTTCAGGTAGAAGGGGATAGTATGTTGCCTTCTTTAGAACCTAAAGAATGGGTAATTGGCAAAGGAGTTGCATCGTTGGCGGAGATTGGTAATAATAGTATCTGTGTTGTCGTCTTGGCAGATAGTGTACTGGTTAAAAAGATTCGCAGAAGTGATGATAATACCGAAGTTACATTAATTTCTCTGAATCCTGAATATCCTCCGGTAACAATAGCATCTCACGATATTATGGAATTATGGGAAGTCAATAGTAAGTTGAGTTTTAATATTGATACGACGGGAGAAACATTGGATATTAAAAAACTTCAGGATGCGATGATGAGTTTAACCGAGGAGGTGAGATCTTTAAAAAAATAATTATTTGATGAATCCTGCTTTTTGCGCATGTTGTTCTGCCTCTGCAGAAGAGTGAATGATAAGCGTGGGACAAGAGCTGTGAGTATCAATTAGTTTTTGGATTCTCTGTTCTTTTTTTTGGTGATTTACACTTCTTAAATAAATTGCCAGGATTCTATCTGGATATTTTTTGGTAATAGCGATATAAATATCAGCATCTTTTTCTCCACAATCACCAATCAATATAAATTTCATTTCAGGATAGGTTGTAAGAAGGTTGATGATTTCTTGTTCTTTGTGTGGTATTTTTGGTTTTGGAGTTTTGTCAAATGGAGTCCTGAAATCTCTTAATAAAATGGGACCTTTAGGAAAACTATAAGTGTTCAGAAATGCAGTGAGATAATCGTATAGGTTCCAGGGGCTGTTGCTTACATAAAAAATAGGGTTTTTATGAGAAGGGCTGGTTCCTTGGTGTAGTTTTTTATAAAAGTCTACTGTGCCTTCTAGTGGGAGTCTTTTATCGAAGTTTTTAAAAAGAGTATTTATAATAACACGCCATTTAAATAAAGAAGTAACTCCTGTGTGGAGAATGGTATCGTCTATATCGCTAATTACTCCGTAGGTAGCCATGGAATCTGGAATCAGGATTTCTCCTTTGAAGCTATTATTAGCTGTTATAGGTTGTTTACAGTCCAGAAAAGATACTGTGTAAGGAGTCCAGGTGTTTTTTAGAACATTTGTATGCTGTACAATCTTTTCTTTGTCAAAATGATAGTACCCTTCTTCGTCAGTGGTGGTGATAAAAGTAGTACCATCAGCAAGGGTTAGCTTGATTTTA contains:
- a CDS encoding endonuclease domain-containing protein, which translates into the protein MSASYISTTSFTTEKIIRHSLDNAMSTLEKLHKELIKKGYNFLRNYTIENYKFDFYCPVSKVAIEIDSYTHESYDIYNQDATKKLCIPSLGITVLRYTDYQILIDMDEILRNLKNNHVASSVTHTANKAIH
- a CDS encoding LexA family transcriptional regulator, yielding MGDTSDIIKRFKQIREDHRYTQSEFAKLLGIKNSTADIERGKTKISGLVVAKLLEHFNINPLWLFGESNKKEIYWNSVDVSPKVVTVDSTDNENMVLVNIKAAAGYPHNIQDVDWYQQLPAFDIPLPEYRHASYRGFQVEGDSMLPSLEPKEWVIGKGVASLAEIGNNSICVVVLADSVLVKKIRRSDDNTEVTLISLNPEYPPVTIASHDIMELWEVNSKLSFNIDTTGETLDIKKLQDAMMSLTEEVRSLKK
- a CDS encoding App1 family protein, which translates into the protein MFKKKPLRINSYLSYGSAIKSRITGRALKDKNIEFSSGLGIRKTLKNFYKQFESDEIPHIKIKLTLADGTTFITTTDEEGYYHFDKEKIVQHTNVLKNTWTPYTVSFLDCKQPITANNSFKGEILIPDSMATYGVISDIDDTILHTGVTSLFKWRVIINTLFKNFDKRLPLEGTVDFYKKLHQGTSPSHKNPIFYVSNSPWNLYDYLTAFLNTYSFPKGPILLRDFRTPFDKTPKPKIPHKEQEIINLLTTYPEMKFILIGDCGEKDADIYIAITKKYPDRILAIYLRSVNHQKKEQRIQKLIDTHSSCPTLIIHSSAEAEQHAQKAGFIK